From the genome of Setaria viridis chromosome 1, Setaria_viridis_v4.0, whole genome shotgun sequence:
CGCTAGTCGACCGGTGGAGGTCGGAAACACACACATTCCACCTTCCCTTCGGTGAGATGATAATCACACTTGAGGACATATCCATGCTTTTTGGACTTCGTGTGGACGGGCGAGCGGTAATTGGGAACATAAATCTAGTTGGATGGAGGGACACGGTGCATTTGTTACTTGGAGTCCGATCTGAAGATCCTCCTCAAGACGTGAAGGATAGGAAAACTATAGGAGTGAGTTCAACTTGGCTGGTCCAGCACTTTGGTCATCGCCCATCCGCTACTACTCATAAGGGAGTTGTTGCTAGGTACCACGGTGCATGGTTGTGGCATATGGTGTCTGAGTTCCTATTCCCCGATTCTAGCGGGAACACCATTTCTTAGATGTGGCTACCAATCATTGGGCAAGAGTGGGAGAACATTCGAACTTATAGCTGGGGATTGCAACTCTTGCATGGTTGTATCGTCACATGTGTGATGCCAGCAGGAGGACCGAGGCTAATTCTAATCTTGGTGGGTATGCCTACTTTCTCCAATTGTGGATGTGGGAGCGCCTTCCAATAGATCGGCTAGAATGCCACGGATAGTAACTTGGCAGTCGTATAGTAACTTGGCAGTCGTATAGTAGGAATGAGGTTGAAGAGATGGAGCTTAGTCCTATGTGTAAGATCGACGAAGAATACCGACGTTCTGTTTGCCCCCTAATTTGCTTCTATATTGTCGAGTACCATCTTCCAAATAGGGTGATTGGGCAATTTGGAAAACTTCAAACTTGCCCTCCAGAGTATAACAACACAGGCCAAGACCTGCACCGGTACGTATTTTTTCCCGTAAATATCCTTGAAATTGATTAATTTGTAACCATCTAACCTTGTTGGTTTACTAAATAAATGTAGAGTCGATCATTGCAAGCAAAGGGGTGCCAAGAATTGGGAGGAGAAGCACACTCACGCAATCAACGCATGGGATTTATGAGCAAACAACAGGGATTATGGCGGGGTTGTACACCATGATGGACCGTTCAATCAATATTTGGACTAGCTGAAACAAAACACACGCTTGAAGCTCAAGGTTGCAATGGATGCTGCCAAAATTGAGGACCTACCTTTGGATTTGGAAGATGTTTTCCCGAAGTATGATGAAGTCACAAGAAGTGGTAGGCAGCTGGAACGTGGTCCTTTTGAGAATTACATTGTAAGTTCATATGCAACGGATCTTTGGTtcaattcattttattttaataATGATATATTCAAATTTGTTCAGGGTCAACAACTTGGAAGGTTTGCTAATGGGGTTGGACAAGCTTTGAGTGTTCCAATAGGATCTTCGGAGGAGGCTAGTGTATTGAGGGGGTTCTTGCAGgttcatttttttccttgtcACTTGTGTGTCTATGTGAAGGTGGTTGTGTCTTGAGcaaatgttttatttttttatgtgtGTAGAGGCTTAGATGGAATGTAGGAAAATGGCCTTCAAGATGAATTGCTTtgcggcaccggcaccggcacctgCCGTTGATGAGGTTGGACCTTTAGCATCGAGGCATCGTGCGTCCTCAAGCATGGCAAGGAGCACAAGTCGGGTAACATCTAGAGGTGCAAGCATGGCAAGGAGCACAAGTCGGGTAACATCTAGAGGTGTGAGGACATACATAGTAGTTTTGGATTACGTCGACACATTTATCTTGCCAACATTTAAATTTTCCATGGTTGCCATTTTATAAGGAAGACGTGGTCACAGAGCGGCGCTTGTTATTGGTTCCCCTCAAGGTGCCCCTGAACTAGATAGTGCCAATGATTTTGATGACACTACGAACTCGGAGGACGATGACCCAACGTACAGCCAAGAGGAGGTTGGCCCCTCTCAACTACAAGGCGCTTCGACCCCGACACAAGGTAGTCCACCACCTAAGAGGGAGGCATGGGGACGGGATCGCACAGATGCTGGTAGTGTCAACGTCCCCCCCCTCCCACCAACCCGGGCCGTCATCGTGCGACGAAGAAGCCGTACACTCCGCATCAATCATGTTCTAGTGGCTAAACTCATCGTTTAGGCTTATTTATGTAGTAGAACGAACTAAATGTCATGGACTTGATGAACTAAATGTGTTTGGACTATTTCATGGTCCTATTTTATGGACTAAATGTGTTTGGATTATTTCATGGTTGTCCTATGTTAACGTGATTGTATTTGTGATGGACTTCGTGTCGATGTGTGCAATGTTAAGTGATGTGCATGTCCCTTAAATAAACTATTTCATGAACTAAATGTGTTTGTACTATGTATCTTGTGTGAAATGTCAAGACTCTAGTGTAGAAGTATAGGAGCGAAGTGATTTGTCGAAGCGAAGTGAAAAAGTTAGTCGCGCAAGGCCTCCTGGCGCGACCACTTGTGAGGAAAATAACTACCGGGAATACTGGTGGGAGGTTCCTATGGCACGACTAATACAGGAGTCGCGCCAGGCCGCATGACGCCACACCTTGCGAGCCGCGCCAAAGGAAACTCCCACCAGTATTCCCGGTAGTCATTTTCTTCACAAGGTGTCGCGCTGGGTGGCTTAGCGCGACTCTTCAGTTAGCCGTGTCAAGGCCCTTGGCGCGACACGTTGAGTCAAAAATAAATACTGGTGATACTGGTGGGAGTCTCACTTGGCACGGCTCACATAGGAGCTGCACCGCGTGGCCTAGCACGACTCTTCATCATTCTCTTCCTCATCAACCTCATTGGCCGGTAACACATCTTCCTGAGTTAAGTGTTCGATAGGCTCATCGCTATGTAGAGGCATACACTGAGGAAAAACATCAACAATTAACTCAACAATTAACTCGGTACAAGCAATTTGAGAACCTTTCACCAACTCTTTGTAAAATAACCGATCATCATCATATGCAAGAGGCATCAACACATAGTGAGATCTTTTGTCACCGGCATCAAACCATCCACGAATCTTTAAATCCTCTTCGTCATTTCCAACTTTGAACAAAGAATTAACTCGGCCAATGATATCATCAAATGTTGGAGGACTATCAAATCTTGCTACTTGTTGCCTCATTCTTACAAACTCTCCATTATCATCAACCATGCCACCCGAGAAAAAATGAATTAAATGATCCATCTACACACAATCaccaaattaaattaattaTATGGACCTTCACCTATTTCCTTGCGACTTCTACATTACCAAATATATACAAAAACTATATCTTGAAAGCATTATCGaagaattttgaaaaaaaaattacccacaatTAACACTTCGAAATCCTACCACGCAAGAGAAATGACACGATAGGAAGGGGTTACCATCGACCACTTGCACGATACAACACACCTAATCATAGCCGATTCGTGCTCAATCCACCTATGCAACTCAAATCATACACAAAACCTAACCACCTCAAATCCAACTAAATTGACGAAATCGAGAAAAACTAATTGGTTAGAGTAGGGGAGTTACCTTCCCGGAGCAATTTCCCTTCGTTTCCCGTTCGAATCGGGTGAGTGAGTTCAGTatctttgagcttcggtctcttctcTCACAATATTGGCAGTGAGTTCATCCAGTgagacgtcatctgggtgacACTCATGTTGTGGGTTTCTGTcccgttcttcttcttcttcttcgtcctcttgtcCAATAATGAGGGTGAAGAGTTCTCGTtccggagagtagcttcccgagcttgaagtgatgacctccgtggtgcatatatgggcgacagaggagctTCCTCCTAGTATGGGACAGTGTTGAGATAGACGATGAGGTGCGAATCGTTGTTTTTtgcaagagcaggtggcttcatgttgggccagtagacgaatctgccttgggaagttgatgtgatcaccaggcccagctgcggacctgataaaggagtctcctcgtccgggtccgagtagtagtcgaggtcctcgatcataTCCGTTTTGGGCTTGATAACTAGTGGTCGTGTcacggagtccgaacgggaatcagCTCGGGTGGTAGTCCAACTCGTACAATGGCTTATGTGCCGGCTCGTGCAGGTCAATCCGACCGGCGGAAGAAGTCTAGTTGTATTCGGACTTATCCCCCAGCCTTTGACTAGGTcggaaattgaaaattcgccagaattctcaacgagatcctccagagcttggcgctGGACCTTCATGGTTTGTTGCTCCTTCTCCAGGGTtgacgcaatgtggcggtggaaatttacaGCGCAGTCtgtgatgcaaacccaggagccgaagacaaaCGTCGTGCCTGCTTTGAACGCGACAATTGGTTTGATGATGGCTTTGTgtcatcgagttcgccagtggattcttggcgagttcccctacctagcccgccagatgtcggtgtttaaacccggcaacctaccgaggggggtgcccgaggtagtgttttggttagtggggtttgccgagatcaggaactcaaaggtaaatgcagacacacgatttagacaggttcgggccactgaaaagcgtaataccctacgtcctatgtgttagttggattgaattgctttggagggggtccctgcctcaccttatattgtcgagggtagggttacatgtcggttggttacaagaaaactagtcggattcgagtaaacgagttctactcttattactatgagtactttttctaatcctcaactagttcctatctttccatgtagactacgccatcctaTGCCTAGTCTCCATATCAAATacatctcggtgtccagccctatatttaagactgtccaaaccttctggtggacccatagatgtatataCGACAGGATGGAGTGGATCTAGAGGGGCAGGAGTGGGGGCGGTGccatgggagggagggagctcgGGTTAGGGCTaggaggggaagggaggaagtgagaaggaagaaaggaggggccGGCGGGACCGTTGTGTAATGGGCTGAGTCGCGCCACGCTGCTTGATGCGAATGAGTCGCACCAAGCATGTGGCGCGACTCAGCTGGCCAGCTCGGCCACCCCGTGCGTTGCGCCAGCGTGGAGCGCCGGTTGCGCCACATGCTTTGGCGCGGCTCAGGTTTAATCGTGCCAAGCGGCGTGGCGCGATCAAAATGACTACTTCTTGAAATTTTAGTTTAACTTAGGctgtttttaaaattttagattaaaaaaggttaaaacaaaaaaattcgCTTCTGTCTGGCTTCTCACTCAAAGCTGCTCTAATTCTTTCATATAATTTTTGTCTCGTTGGAAATTATTTTACCGAGACCTATCTCGTTACTGATCTGTTTTTGTCGTCGCTGCTTCCTGTTGACTGTTGCCGCGATCGCAGTGGGTTAGACGAGATAAGAGTCGGTTAACATTCGCGCGCAAGTATTTGCAATAAACCAGAGTCTTTGGTATATTTATGCTAATCCGAGAAAAAATTAGAGTGATGAGTGTGTTCACGATCATGAAATGGTCTAGCAAGCCACTGAAAAACTATAAAATTGGAAGCATCTTCCTGTGAAATTCTTTGACTCTGAACTGAACGGATAAGGATTCGAGGACACTTTGGGCCCAAGCCTTGCTGaacagaaaggaaaaaaaaatgcctTTTTTATCGCTCTATCTGATACGAGAACACCCGGAAAGATTACGGTGTTGTGATTGTGACTGTAGGTGGAAAACCACCGCATTTCTCTGCACCGTTTTCTTGCCAAACAGAATAGGTCAAACTTCCTGTAGAGTCACTTGCTGATAATATAAGATGTTAACAGAGGAACAGAAGCTGGTGAACCATGGATTCCTTGCTCCTCTTACCAAACAAAAATAGGCCACTATTCATATGAATGATAATTGATATGACAATACAATGATACTGTTGGGTTGAGTTGAGTTTGAGCTGAACACCAACTTTGACAAATCTAATTCCAGATAATACACAACAAGTAGTAAATTACATTACAAGAGATTTTACACATAAAAGGAAGAACGTGGCAACGGACTCACGATGAGCACCATAAGGCGCCATGATCAAACTCAAGCCTCATCAGTTGCAACACCCTATCTTTGAGGGAAATGAAAGGAGTTATCGTTCAGTGGAACAACAACGCTACTACCACACTCAAGACAGTAATCCATGCAAGCAAGCTGCTTTGAGCGTGTTGTCCACCGTTTGCAGTGGTAATGTCTCTCTGAGGGACATCTGCGCACGAAAGCCCCAACTTGCCTTCCTTGCACTCGCTGGAGAACAGCCCTGGTGGGTACTTGCCATAGAGGTTGATGTAGGTGAACATTGTTGTTGCGCAGCTGCTGCTGTCATCATTGAGGTACATATAAAATGGGCATGCGAATTCCTTGAGAGCGGCACAGCATTGTTTGGCAGGAAATTTTGGCCCTTTGCACTTGCTTGTGATGATTGTGTAGTTTTGGAACTCAAAATTCACTGGGCAATCTGATAAGCATAGGTaggaatgaaaaaaaatatgtcaGACCGAGGTACCAAAAAGTACAGAACACgattttcttcttctgaaaagaaAGCATATAACATGACTTAGAGGTCAATTAGACAGAAATACATCAGAATGAAAAGATAGGGTCAGCTACTCAGCTTGATGTTACTAGGTACTACTCAATATCAACGATACATATGTATTGCTCACTGCATTAATGTTACGAAAACATACAATCATGGACTGCCTTGAAGAACTTGATCCATCTGCAGATTATTGCAAGGACCAAACAACCTCACTGACTTTCAGTTCCTAGAAGAGATTTGCTATTTCACATTAGCTAATTTTCGCCCCTAATTTCTCAATATGGTGCATGCTCTATTCTTTTCGAGGTGATTCCAGTTGATGAGAATATGAGATGGCCCCCTATTACCAAGTCAGCAGGGGCATGTGCATCTCGCTCTTGCCCTAAACCAACCCCAAAACAGTGGCGAATGGCACCGTTCAGCTGCACGCTGAGATTTTCCATGTCGAGATCAATGCACTCCTTGTCTTCAGACCTCTTACCATGACGCTCAACTGCCTCATCTGCTAGAGATAAAAATGCAGGTGTTGTATATATGACTTTCTACCATCTATTTCATTTTCGATAGCACAGCAGCATCGAACCTTGAATTGTCAAGAGTCAGTTTCCCCTTTGCATTTATCAAATGTAGTTGGCTGAAAACTTGGTGTCTTCAATTTTCTGTTTGCTTCCCTCAAATACTTCACAGCAAGGATGGGTTTTCCTTTTCAGCTTAAAACACCGTCGCTTGAGAGGTTGGGTAAGCAACCGAGTGTATCTGTATGACGACTTAACCGCCAATCACTTACGCCTAAGATTTCCTGAGCTAGTTTCTCCTACTCGCGGGAGCTGATTTACCTTGCGCAGGAAATGGGGAGG
Proteins encoded in this window:
- the LOC117836091 gene encoding GPI-anchored protein LLG1, whose amino-acid sequence is MAVACGRLLLFLLSAAALAGVASAAGPFLSDGVFQVSAGSTGRSLLQARKDCPVNFEFQNYTIITSKCKGPKFPAKQCCAALKEFACPFYMYLNDDSSSCATTMFTYINLYGKYPPGLFSSECKEGKLGLSCADVPQRDITTANGGQHAQSSLLAWITVLSVVVALLFH